In the genome of Populus trichocarpa isolate Nisqually-1 chromosome 6, P.trichocarpa_v4.1, whole genome shotgun sequence, one region contains:
- the LOC18099742 gene encoding 36.4 kDa proline-rich protein — protein sequence MAKFAVANLVILLLSLGALLTSIACPSCPSPPHPKPPVKPPKVKPPPIVKPPKPPVTPKPPVVKPPKPEKPCPPPPVIPTPPIVKPPPTPPKQETCPIDTLKLGACVDVLGGLIHIGIGSSAKDECCPLLEGLVDLDAAVCLCTVIKAKLLNINLILPIALELLVDCGKTPPEGFKCPS from the coding sequence ATGGCTAAGTTTGCTGTGGCTAATCTCGTGATCCTTCTTTTGAGCTTGGGCGCTTTGCTTACTTCAATTGCCTGTCCCTCTTGCCCTTCCCCACCTCACCCTAAGCCACCAGTAAAACCTCCCAAAGTAAAGCCGCCACCAATCGTGAAGCCACCAAAGCCTCCAGTAACACCAAAACCACCAGTCGTGAAGCCACCAAAACCTGAAAAACCATGCCCTCCTCCTCCAGTAATACCAACACCACCAATCGTGAAGCCACCACCAACACCACCGAAGCAAGAGACTTGCCCCATTGACACTCTCAAGTTAGGCGCATGTGTGGATGTCCTAGGTGGACTAATCCACATTGGTATTGGCAGTAGTGCCAAGGATGAATGCTGCCCACTGCTGGAAGGTCTTGTAGACTTGGATGCTGCTGTATGTCTTTGCACCGTTATCAAGGCTAAGCTTCTCAACATCAATCTTATTCTACCCATCGCTCTTGAGCTCCTTGTTGACTGTGGCAAGACCCCACCTGAAGGGTTCAAGTGTCCTTCCTAA